The Blautia luti nucleotide sequence ATGTGGAAGAATTGGCTAACGCTTTCTTCCTCTGATTCACCTGAAATTGCATTTACCTTTGTAAAAGCTACACGTACAAAGCGTGAGGAAGATGAGAGATCTCCCGGAAGACCTAATCCTCCCATACCTCTACTATATGCATCAAGAGCCAAATTTTCGCAGAAAGTATTTCTGGGCTGTTTAGGAGATAAATACATATAATTATTTAGTTGAAACATCTGCTGTGGAAATGGAGGATTATTCGTAAGCACTCCTACTGGATTGTCATAAATATGCAAACCATCTGACATAGATTCTACCGTAATTGACTCATTCTCATCAGAAATGATCCAGTGTAATTGTGCTAATGGTAATTGCTCGCTGAAAGGAGTATTAACAATATTAATTCGTTCAAGAAGCTCGCGAACTTCAACTAAAGAAGAACACTGACTTAAAATCCACGGAATAAATTCAAACTGTGCAATATTTTCCACATCTGGCTTAATCGCGGCATAAACAGCATTTCCGACAAAATTCAGTCCTGCCATTGCCACTCCTTTTTCATTCATAGCATCATAATACAAAGGATAATCCTCAGCAACATGAGCCATTCCAATAATTGCATAATGATTTTTCATATCGCCAACATGGCGAAAATTAAACGCATAATTACGTGGTGTAATTACTATCTGATCACCATAAGAGAATTCATAATCGAGGGTTCGTCCAAAGTAAAAATCTTTTGTTTTATAAGTTGCTGCTGTACACATGATCGTTTATCCTCCTAAATAGATTGAAATATGTCAATGAGCTTTTTCTTGAACAATATTATAGCACAATTCTTTTATTTTGTTCCAACTTCATACATGATCATAACATGTAAACTTTAAACTATTTTCCTAGATTATTTCTCCATCAGTTTTTCAAACCAGGTATCCATAGCTAGGATGAATTGACCTACGTCTGGCAATTCTTGCAGCATTTCGTTTAGGGTTTTGTGCTTCACATATTTCTGCACATACACCCAACAGGCAACGCTACTGGCTTCTGATACAATGTCAGCTATGGTTTTGCGCATAAGCTCTTCAAATTCAGCAATTTCTTCTTTTGGAACAACATCATACAGAGTTGATGCCTGATGACTTATTTTTACTCCATTTTCATTTGCATCTTTAAGCAGATTCTTAACTTTTTCTCTTGAATCCTCCGGTACTTTCATGTACTCCCACATAAATGCTACCACATCGGCTGGTGTGTCTTTTTTTAGTGGTGGTAACTGAATATAATCATTGTTTTCGCTCATTTTCATATCCTCCTCACGATATAATAAAATCAATAATACGTTCTCTTGTCATGTCCAGTACAGTGTCCACGAATACTCCTGCAAACAGGATCAGATACAGAATTACACTCAGCGAAAATAGAAATGCAACCTGTACCCAATCATGGTAACAGTATGCAGTCGCTATGATCAATAAAGTGAATATAAACCCAAGGATCCCTCTGACAACCGCATAAGTCTGTACTGTCATTTTTACTGCCAAGCCGATCACAAAAAGGATCAGCCATACCGGCAGTAATAATATCTTTCCAGCAAGTTTTAAAATAAACATGTGCACCTCCTATCTTACCAGTCCTGGCATATCATGGTTCACCTCTGCCTGATAATACCCGTTCATCGTTGACGGTGCATTAAACAGGGCTGCTAATAAATATTTCTTGATGTTCTTCACCTTTGTGGTGTTACCACTCATACAGTGTAAGACATACTCGATATGTGAATAGGTCAGCATCAGAAATTTTTTCTTCACCAGTGATGCCGGATACCAGTTGCTGGCAATCAAGATCTTGTCATTTTTACACATCACAGTCTCTACGATCAGGTTCACGATTTCATCTACCTGCCGCATATCGTCATGATGGGTTACTTCCAGTGATTCATAATCAATGGTCTCTTTGACAAGGTTTTCATAAGCCTGATAATCCTCAGAGCGGTTATCGCCATCGGATCGATTCTCATCTGCAGATACGATTTGATTAGATTTATTATCATTCATTTCAGTATCACTAAGATTAGTATTATTAGGGTTTGAAATGTAAACTTCTTGAAGTTTGTTTTCGGGACTTCTAGAAGTTTGATTTTGGGACTTCATGAAGTTTGAAATGTAAACTTCTGTAGATTCCTCATTTTCCACAGAAGTTTGTTTTTTAAACTTCTTTAATTCCTCTTCAAATTTTTTCTCATCTGTTTTCTCAGGCATAAAGGTTTTCACGTAGATAACGTTCACCTTTCCAAATCCCTGTCTGCGTTTCTCAATCAGGCCAATCCCTGTTTCGTCATCCAGTTCTCTCATGGATTTGATGGCTTTATTTCTGCCACAGTTCAGTAATTCCATGATATCTTCGATGGAAAAGTAGATATATGCTCTGTTTTTGTCATCAAACCACTGATTCTTGATGGAAAGAGACATTCGATCCAACATCAGTCCATATAAAATTTTAGCATCGCTCGATAAATCTTTAAAGTGCTGCATGCATTCTTCTGTGACCGGATACCATTTCATATTCTTCATTATCATCCATTCGAAGCAGTACCGGTGTCAGTACTCCATTGATCCTTACACTTTCAACCAGATCCTGCATCTTTTCATCATCCAGCACCTTGAACGGATGATTTTTAAACGGATGGATCTTACTGATTTCTATCTCCATTGCAGATTCTTCATTTACCACACCCAGCAGTTCATCAATGCTTGCCAGTTTAATCTTTTCGCCACTTCTATTTTTCATTTTTCAAAACCTCCTGTGTTAAGTTCTTATATGCTTCGGCAACTTTTCCTTTCGGGCAGTGCATGTAGATGCTTTTTCCCTCTGCACTGGTCTCAGCAGCTTTTACAGACATCGGGATCACATTTTCAAATACCTCGATCTGACTTCCGTAGGTTGTATGTACTCTCGATGCAATATCCCTTGCGTAATTGGTTCTGAAATCTACCATGGTCAGGAGAATGCCCTCAATCGCCAGTTTCCGGTTCAGTCTTTTCTTTACTGTAAGAATGGTCTTGATCAGCTGCTGAAGTCCTTTCACCGGCAGATATGCGGCTTGCACAGGTATCAACACAGAATCGGAAGAGACCAGTGCATTGATTGTCATCATACCAAGGCTCGGCATACAGTCGATCAGGATATAATCGTATCGGCATCGTATCGCATCGATATATTCTTTCATGATCATTTCTCTGCTCATAACATTTCCCATCGTTACTTCCAGTGCGGAAAGCTCAATATTTGCCGGGAGAAGATCTACATTTTCCTGGTGATGTAAAATCCCATCTTCCAGAGAGATTTCTTCTTCGTTGATGACATCCATCATGATCGTTGCCAATGTGATGCGAAGATCATCCGGTTCCTCATATCCAAGACTTGCGGTTAAACTTCCCTGTGGATCCGCGTCGATCAGCAACACTTTCTTACCTTCTCTTGCCAGTCCAATGCCTACATTTACGGTTGTGGTGGTCTTTCCGACGCCACCTTTCTGGTTTACTACGGATATAACTTTACACATGATTTCTTCCTCCTTTAACTTTCCCATGATTCTTTTTTCCATAATTTCAACAGTGCCAGTATTTCCCGTTTCATCATTGCCGGTGTATAAGAATTTGGAAAATACTTGTGTAACTGCTCGTTTGTGAATGCCACTCTTGTGATCTCACCCTTTTTCACTTCACACATGATTTCTTCCATCTTTTCCAATGACAACTGTTTTTCTTTACTCAGTTGCCGGATCCTCTGTGCCTGTGAGAGTGATGGGATCGCCTGTGCATACTCCATTGCTACAAGCAATTCCTTTTGCTCTTTTTCACTTAATGCTGCTATCTCTACAGCCGGACAAAAAGAAATAATCTCATCATCCAGTTTCTGCAGCATTTCCGGTATAAGCTTTGTCAGTGATATATAACGCTGCACTTGTTTTGGACTATCTCCACAATCCTCACTGATAATATCTATCGATCGTTTTCTTGGTTTTTTGTGGTCAACTTGGCTCTTTTTCGACCACTCTTTCTTTTTAGTACGTCATTTTTCAGTTTGTAAGCAAAAGCTTTTTCACTGTAACTGATCCGTTCTCTGTGTAGATTGGAATCTACCATACTTAAAATGGAATCATCTTCACTTAATACTCGGATAATTACCGGTACTTTACGGTATCCCAGCTTCTCCGCAGCATGTTTTCTTCTGTGGCCGGATATGATCTCATAGTAGCCATCCGGTACTGGTCTGACGATCAGCGGATTTAATATTCCATACTTCTCAATGCTTTCCTGCAGAAGAAACATTTCCTTATCATCTTTCACCTGAAACGGATGCTCTTTGAACGGTCGAAGACGCTCAATCTCAATTTCTATGATTCTTTCTTCGTTTACTCCTGATTGCCTGTTTGGTTCAGTCATCTTGACTCCTTTCCTCCAGGATTCAGGACACTAAAAAATGCCTGCCTGGAACTTTTATAGATAGTAAAGTTCCAAACAGACATTGCTGTTTGACCATTAGCTGTAGCTAATAGAATTGAATACTGTTTCAGCTAATTCATGTTTGCAAGTTTGGGAGAGATTGTTTCTTTTCCCGCCTTTTCTCTGATTTACATCCCCGAATAAGGGGTGACAACAGAGCGGAACCCAAATGTTAGCTGAACTTCCTAAAACCCATGTTTGCAAACCGGTAATTTTGATTAGCTGTCAGCTAACAAAAATCGGATTGAGTTAGCTGGAAATTGATCATTTTGAATGGAATTTCATGTCACGAACGTGATTAGAAAATAACAAAAGCGTTCGCTGTCAGCTAATCCAGCTAACATTTTCGAACGCTTTGAAGCCCGTCGCCAAGAGGATTTGAACCTCCGACCCCTCGCTTAGGAGGCGAGTGCTCTATCCAGCTGAGCTATGACGACACATGCCGCAAACCCTTGATTTTACTGGGTTTCTGGGATTTTTCCCTTCGGCCATATATAAGATTATCAACTCTATTTCGAGTTGTCAATCTACAGATTTTTTTGATTTGGTAACATTAGAACGTTCCCCAATTTGGGGAATGCTTTGTTGTCACCTTTGGCGTTTTTCAGAATAGATTCGAACTGAAAGTTGTTTTTCATTTTTTCCCTTTGGGGAATGCCTCGGCTTTCTCTTAGGAGGCGAGTGCTCTATCCAGCTGATCTACGAGGACATTTAACTTACATTGGTAATTGTACTATATTTAAGCAGAAAATACAAGTAGCACTTTTTAGTCCTGTCATATTATTTATTGTTTCACGTGAAACATTTTTCTGTGTTTCACCATTTTATGTTTCACGTGAAACATTTAGTCAGATCAAAGCTTTTAATAATGCAGCTGCCCCTGCAGCCACACGATTCCTTTGAATCTGCGGCCTATTTGGGGTTCTCCCAGGACATCTGCCTTATTAATACAGACATCAAACAGCATATCATTACATTCCAACGTAAACTGATATATCTCTTCTCCTGTAATAATGTTCTTGAACAGCATATAATCAATGATCTCGCCCATAACGCTATACTGGTCACATTCAATGCCATGAGGCATAAAATAGGAATCCACAATTGTAAATATATCTTCCGTAACAATTCTCTGAGATATCATGGAATATGTGTCCATATCTTCCATGGTAAGACTTTCCATCGCCTCTTCGTCTCCGTTTCTGGCTGCAGCGATCAGATGATTTCTGTTTTTTGTGAGTTCACGTTCTACCTTTACCGCTTCTTTATCTTTTTCTACAGGAAAAAGAATCTTTCCTTCTTTTGCCAGACCAGAAAGGGTCAACGGTGGATTCCCGGAAAGCATTTCTTCTCTGCCCCGCTGCTGAAGATATTCAGCAGCGTTCTGCAGATAAAAAATTAATGTAACTCCTATTCTCAGATCGTCACAGGCACCTGCAAAAGATTCCTTATCAGCATGCCTCTCAATTACCACGTTCTCCTGCGTGGTAATCCCTGTGCCGCGGAAAAACGGGAAATAGTAATCCACATGGAACTGATTGTCTTCATCATACTGTCCGCAGACTGTAATCCCGCAATCACATCCATAATTCTTGGAAAACTCAGCAAATATACCATCCTGATGATCTTCCACCACATATTTCTCATCATAGGTTTCCACCACATCCATGATAATCTGCTCAATACTGCTTCTTTTGGTGATCTTAGAAAAACCAACTGCCCTCAGATAACTATGCATAAGAACACCTCCCTGAAAAAGCTCATCTCCCATTAAGCGCGGGTCTTTTTCTCAATCTTGGTCATTCCACCCATGTATGGCTGCAGAGCCTTCGGGATGCTGACAGATCCATCTGCATTCAGGTTGTTTTCCAGGAACGCGATCAGCATTCTCGGAGGTGCTACTACTGTGTTATTTAATGTATGCGCAAGATATTTCTTTCCATCTTTGCCATTTACACGGATTTTCAGACGACGTGCCTGTGCATCTCCAAGGTTGGAGCAGCTTCCTACCTCGAAGTATTTCTTCTGACGAGGAGACCATGCTTCTACATCCAGAGATTTCACTTTCAGGTCTGCCAGGTCACCGGAGCAGCATTCCAGAGTACGTACCGGAATATCCAGAGAACGGAACAGATCAACTGTGTTCTTCCATAATTTATCGAACCACATCGGGCTTTCTTCAGGTCTGCACACAACGATCATTTCCTGTTTCTCGAACTGATGGATACGGTATACACCTCTCTCTTCCAGTCCATGAGCACCCTTTTCCTTACGGAAACATGGAGAATAACTTGTAAGTGTCTTCGGAAGTTCTTCTTCAGGAATGATCTGATCGATGAATTTACCGATCATGGAATGTTCACTGGTACCGATCAGGTATAAATCTTCTCCCTCGATCTTATACATCATGGCATCCATTTCAGCGAAGCTCATAACGCCTGTTACTACATTGCTTCTGATCATAAATGGCGGTACACAGTAAGTAAATCCTCTGTTGATCATAAAGTCACGGGCATAAGAGATTACTGCGGAATGAAGTCTCGCAATGTCTCCCATAAGATAATAGAATCCATTACCAGCTACACGTCTCGCACTGTCCAGATCAATTCCGTCAAAGTTTTCCATAATATCTGTATGATATGGAACTTCGAAATCAGGAACAATCGGTTCACCGAATTTCTCAATTTCTACATTTTCGCTGTCATCTTTACCGATCGGTACAGATGGATCGATAATATTCGGAATTACCATCATGTCTTTTAACAGTTCTTCTTCTACTTCTTTCTCTCTTACAGAAAGTTCTTCGATACGGTTTCCGGAAGCAGCTACCTGTTTCTTTACTTCTTCTGCTTCTTCTTTCTTACCCTGTGCCATCAGCGCACCGATCTGTTTGGAAATTTTATTTCTTTCTGCACGAAGAGCTTCTACTTCCTGTTTGATTTCTCTGTTTTCTTTGTCAAGCTCCAGAACTTTGTCTACTAATTCCAGTTTATTATCCTGAAATTTATTGCGGATATTCTGTTTTACGATTTCTGGATTTTCTCTCACAAATTTGATATCTAACATTTCGTTCCTCCTAATGTTATGTATTAACGTTCGCTGCATTTACAACGATATTAATAACCGTTTTGTCTTCTTTATTTAGTCGGGCGGGCCAAAATCATCCTCGCTCGGTTAATTTATCATTCTCTGTAAAGAACGATAGTTATTTAATTATTATCTTTTTTTACTTTTTTATTCACATTCTGATCATTCTTCGATTTCACCAAGACCGAAATTTACAGCTTTACGAAGAGCTTCTACTTCCTCCTGGCTAAGCATAACATAAGACTCACCTTTTACGATTTCCTTCAGATAAAGGAAACAGTTATCACGGCTATGTACCGCATTCAGGATCAGTCCTGTATTTTCCTTATCCAGTAATGCAAGAGCAAAACTGAGTTTGCCTCCCACGTCGTCAAAAGCATCATATTTCTCAACACCATATTTGTTGAACATTTTTTCCATATTTTTCTTAAGGAAAAGGATATCATGATCATGATCTTCTTTTGCTTCATACAGCCTGTCTATCTGGGCAAATTTACGCACAAATACTTTTTCCAATGACTGTGCATCGCTGCCCTTCATAAATATCTTGTATCTACGTTCCAGACGGCTCAGTCGCATATTGTAGCTGATACTTCTTACCAGAAGAAAAACAACGAGGATCAGTAATATAATGATTATAATTCCTGAATCAATACCCAGGTTTTCAAAAATACCACTCATACAGCCATCACTCCTTAATTATGAATGGATTCAAACAAGTCAATAATTCTTTCAAGTTCATCCCTGGAATAATATTCAATCTCTATTTTTCCTTTATCATTTTTCTTTCTATGGATCAGAACTTTTGTTCCCATGATACTCTTCATTTTTTCTTCCAGATTCTCATATGCGGCATCTTCTGCAGAATATGAATGTGATTTCTTCTCTTTTGGCGGCGCCAGAACTGCTTTTACAAGCTTCTCTGTCTCACGAACGCTTAATTTCTCATCAAACACACGCATTGCAAGGCTTTCCTGTTTTTCCATATCAGAAACAGCAAGGATTGCTCTTGCATGACCGGCTGTAATCATTTCATCAATCAGCATCTGCTGTACTTTTGCACTCAGTTTCAGTAATCGCATGGAGTTCGTAACTGCCGTACGGCTTTTTCCTACTCTGTCAGCGATTTCATCCTGTTTCAGATGAAATTCATCCATCAGGCGTTTATAAGCCATCGCTTCTTCAACTGCATTCAGATCTTCCCGCTGAATATTCTCAATCAGGGAAATTTCTACCAGTTCCTGCTCCGAAAACTCCTT carries:
- a CDS encoding DUF6017 domain-containing protein — translated: MKNMKWYPVTEECMQHFKDLSSDAKILYGLMLDRMSLSIKNQWFDDKNRAYIYFSIEDIMELLNCGRNKAIKSMRELDDETGIGLIEKRRQGFGKVNVIYVKTFMPEKTDEKKFEEELKKFKKQTSVENEESTEVYISNFMKSQNQTSRSPENKLQEVYISNPNNTNLSDTEMNDNKSNQIVSADENRSDGDNRSEDYQAYENLVKETIDYESLEVTHHDDMRQVDEIVNLIVETVMCKNDKILIASNWYPASLVKKKFLMLTYSHIEYVLHCMSGNTTKVKNIKKYLLAALFNAPSTMNGYYQAEVNHDMPGLVR
- a CDS encoding DUF4446 family protein; the encoded protein is MSGIFENLGIDSGIIIIILLILVVFLLVRSISYNMRLSRLERRYKIFMKGSDAQSLEKVFVRKFAQIDRLYEAKEDHDHDILFLKKNMEKMFNKYGVEKYDAFDDVGGKLSFALALLDKENTGLILNAVHSRDNCFLYLKEIVKGESYVMLSQEEVEALRKAVNFGLGEIEE
- a CDS encoding DUF3881 family protein; this translates as MHSYLRAVGFSKITKRSSIEQIIMDVVETYDEKYVVEDHQDGIFAEFSKNYGCDCGITVCGQYDEDNQFHVDYYFPFFRGTGITTQENVVIERHADKESFAGACDDLRIGVTLIFYLQNAAEYLQQRGREEMLSGNPPLTLSGLAKEGKILFPVEKDKEAVKVERELTKNRNHLIAAARNGDEEAMESLTMEDMDTYSMISQRIVTEDIFTIVDSYFMPHGIECDQYSVMGEIIDYMLFKNIITGEEIYQFTLECNDMLFDVCINKADVLGEPQIGRRFKGIVWLQGQLHY
- the serS gene encoding serine--tRNA ligase; this encodes MLDIKFVRENPEIVKQNIRNKFQDNKLELVDKVLELDKENREIKQEVEALRAERNKISKQIGALMAQGKKEEAEEVKKQVAASGNRIEELSVREKEVEEELLKDMMVIPNIIDPSVPIGKDDSENVEIEKFGEPIVPDFEVPYHTDIMENFDGIDLDSARRVAGNGFYYLMGDIARLHSAVISYARDFMINRGFTYCVPPFMIRSNVVTGVMSFAEMDAMMYKIEGEDLYLIGTSEHSMIGKFIDQIIPEEELPKTLTSYSPCFRKEKGAHGLEERGVYRIHQFEKQEMIVVCRPEESPMWFDKLWKNTVDLFRSLDIPVRTLECCSGDLADLKVKSLDVEAWSPRQKKYFEVGSCSNLGDAQARRLKIRVNGKDGKKYLAHTLNNTVVAPPRMLIAFLENNLNADGSVSIPKALQPYMGGMTKIEKKTRA
- the bsh gene encoding choloylglycine hydrolase, producing MCTAATYKTKDFYFGRTLDYEFSYGDQIVITPRNYAFNFRHVGDMKNHYAIIGMAHVAEDYPLYYDAMNEKGVAMAGLNFVGNAVYAAIKPDVENIAQFEFIPWILSQCSSLVEVRELLERINIVNTPFSEQLPLAQLHWIISDENESITVESMSDGLHIYDNPVGVLTNNPPFPQQMFQLNNYMYLSPKQPRNTFCENLALDAYSRGMGGLGLPGDLSSSSRFVRVAFTKVNAISGESEEESVSQFFHILGSVDQQRGCCEVADGKYEITLYTSCCNITKGIYYYNTYENHQISAVDMHVENLDSDKMICYPVIQGERINYQNK
- a CDS encoding ParA family protein encodes the protein MCKVISVVNQKGGVGKTTTTVNVGIGLAREGKKVLLIDADPQGSLTASLGYEEPDDLRITLATIMMDVINEEEISLEDGILHHQENVDLLPANIELSALEVTMGNVMSREMIMKEYIDAIRCRYDYILIDCMPSLGMMTINALVSSDSVLIPVQAAYLPVKGLQQLIKTILTVKKRLNRKLAIEGILLTMVDFRTNYARDIASRVHTTYGSQIEVFENVIPMSVKAAETSAEGKSIYMHCPKGKVAEAYKNLTQEVLKNEK
- a CDS encoding ParB/RepB/Spo0J family partition protein; translated protein: MAGRKNGLGRGLDALFPDKKTASKENEVKFTAKVEKKTEPAVKVKNVKERTETPRQKKVPMMVKISMVEPNQNQPRKQFDEDALLELTESVKQYGILQPLLVSEKKDYYEIIAGERRWRAAKLAGLKEVPVIVKEFSEQELVEISLIENIQREDLNAVEEAMAYKRLMDEFHLKQDEIADRVGKSRTAVTNSMRLLKLSAKVQQMLIDEMITAGHARAILAVSDMEKQESLAMRVFDEKLSVRETEKLVKAVLAPPKEKKSHSYSAEDAAYENLEEKMKSIMGTKVLIHRKKNDKGKIEIEYYSRDELERIIDLFESIHN